In Paracoccus aerodenitrificans, the following are encoded in one genomic region:
- the dnaQ gene encoding DNA polymerase III subunit epsilon, which translates to MREIVMDTETTGFDPDQGDRLVEIGAVELLNHLPTGRTFHKYVNPQRDVPESAVAIHGLTAEFLSDKPLFSEVAQEFMEFIGSDAKLVIHNASFDMKFMNAELEKVGHPRLPWSRAIDTLAMAREKFPGAQNSLDALCRRFSIDNSARTLHGALLDSEILAEVYLELIGGRQPDLVLDVPTSQSEPQQHQENSGAMTRSRPSPLPSRLSAAEQQSHADFIAAMGEDAIWLRYTANPSG; encoded by the coding sequence ATGCGTGAGATCGTCATGGACACGGAAACGACCGGCTTCGATCCCGATCAGGGCGACCGTCTGGTCGAGATTGGCGCAGTCGAGCTTCTGAACCATCTGCCAACGGGAAGAACATTCCACAAATATGTGAACCCGCAACGGGATGTTCCCGAATCCGCAGTCGCCATCCACGGCCTGACGGCAGAGTTTCTCAGCGACAAGCCGCTTTTCTCGGAAGTTGCACAGGAATTCATGGAGTTCATTGGCAGCGATGCAAAGCTGGTGATCCATAACGCATCCTTCGATATGAAATTCATGAATGCAGAGCTTGAAAAGGTTGGCCATCCTCGCCTTCCCTGGTCTCGCGCAATAGATACGCTGGCAATGGCCCGCGAGAAGTTCCCCGGTGCACAGAACTCACTGGATGCGCTGTGCCGACGCTTCAGCATAGATAACTCGGCCCGGACGCTTCACGGCGCACTTCTGGACAGCGAAATTCTGGCGGAGGTCTATCTTGAGTTGATCGGGGGAAGGCAGCCGGATCTGGTCCTCGATGTACCGACATCACAGTCTGAACCTCAACAGCATCAGGAAAACAGCGGCGCAATGACGCGCTCAAGACCCTCCCCTTTGCCCTCGCGCCTCAGCGCCGCTGAACAGCAGTCACATGCTGATTTCATCGCGGCAATGGGCGAGGATGCCATCTGGCTGCGATATACGGCAAACCCGAGTGGTTGA
- the coaE gene encoding dephospho-CoA kinase (Dephospho-CoA kinase (CoaE) performs the final step in coenzyme A biosynthesis.): MTFRLGLTGSIGMGKSTTVRMFAARGYPVWDADAAVRRLYAKGGAAIEPVAKAFPSALRDSAIEKDALKEQISNDPGALTRLEEIVHPLVASDRALFIDEAKAASAEIVVLDIPLLYETGAESQMDGVAVVSTDAATQRKRVLSRPGMTEHQFELIKSRQIPDAEKRARADWIIPTDNLQAAEQAVAVICREILESRDA; encoded by the coding sequence GTGACATTCCGCCTCGGCCTTACCGGATCAATAGGAATGGGAAAATCGACAACCGTGCGGATGTTTGCCGCGCGTGGTTATCCTGTCTGGGATGCGGACGCGGCGGTGCGTCGCCTCTATGCAAAAGGCGGCGCTGCTATCGAACCGGTTGCAAAAGCATTCCCTTCGGCGCTCCGGGATTCCGCAATCGAAAAAGATGCCTTGAAAGAACAGATTTCGAACGACCCCGGCGCTTTGACGCGACTTGAAGAAATCGTTCACCCCCTGGTGGCCTCTGACCGCGCATTGTTCATAGATGAAGCCAAAGCCGCCAGTGCTGAAATCGTTGTATTGGACATACCGCTTCTCTATGAAACCGGAGCCGAATCTCAGATGGATGGCGTGGCAGTTGTTTCTACGGATGCTGCGACACAACGCAAACGGGTTCTGTCCCGCCCAGGTATGACCGAACACCAGTTCGAGCTGATAAAATCCCGGCAAATCCCCGATGCGGAAAAGCGTGCCCGTGCGGACTGGATCATCCCGACCGACAATTTACAGGCAGCAGAGCAGGCCGTCGCAGTGATCTGTCGCGAAATTCTGGAGAGTCGCGATGCGTGA
- a CDS encoding shikimate dehydrogenase yields MTTTPEIKDESFPTHPPLAGVLGWPIAHSRSPLVHGHWLDRYGLEGGYIPLPVHPDNLENVLKTLPKMGFVGVNVTIPHKEAALRLSDSLTDRAALIKAANTLIFREDGKIHADNTDGYGFLANLLQEAPDWRPDQGPAAVIGAGGAARAVVASLLESGVPELRITNRTRLRADQIRAEFGAKVVVYDWAQAGNMLEGAHTAINATSMGMTGKAPLPVPLDALAPETLVTDLVYTPLMTDFLKEAQQRGCMVVDGLGMLLHQAVPGFERWFGQRPEVDEELRQAVL; encoded by the coding sequence ATGACCACGACGCCTGAAATAAAAGATGAATCGTTTCCCACGCACCCGCCACTGGCTGGTGTTTTGGGCTGGCCGATCGCGCATTCGCGGTCGCCATTGGTGCATGGCCATTGGCTTGATCGCTATGGGTTAGAGGGCGGCTATATTCCATTGCCTGTCCATCCCGATAATCTGGAAAACGTTCTGAAAACGCTGCCGAAGATGGGGTTTGTCGGGGTCAATGTGACCATCCCCCATAAAGAGGCCGCGCTGCGCCTGTCGGACAGCCTTACCGACCGCGCCGCATTGATCAAAGCCGCCAATACGCTGATCTTCCGCGAGGATGGAAAAATCCACGCCGATAATACGGATGGCTACGGTTTCCTTGCCAATCTTTTGCAGGAAGCGCCTGACTGGCGTCCCGATCAGGGTCCGGCCGCGGTGATCGGTGCAGGAGGCGCCGCGCGTGCTGTCGTGGCGTCGCTTCTTGAAAGCGGGGTTCCAGAGCTGCGGATCACGAACCGCACACGCCTACGCGCCGACCAGATCCGTGCTGAATTCGGCGCAAAGGTCGTCGTTTATGACTGGGCGCAGGCAGGCAACATGCTTGAAGGGGCCCATACTGCCATCAACGCCACCTCAATGGGAATGACAGGTAAAGCACCGCTTCCAGTGCCGCTGGATGCGCTTGCACCCGAAACTCTGGTGACGGATCTGGTCTATACACCGCTGATGACGGATTTTCTGAAAGAAGCACAGCAACGCGGCTGCATGGTCGTAGACGGGCTGGGAATGTTGCTGCATCAGGCCGTGCCGGGGTTTGAACGCTGGTTCGGACAACGTCCCGAGGTGGACGAAGAACTGAGACAGGCCGTATTGTGA
- a CDS encoding CopD family protein yields MLSVLSSVYPLVKALHIIAVVAWMAGLFYLPRLYVYHAERGGESSEPTASFMIMEDKLLRLIMNPAMIATWVFGLMLVMTPGIVDWSMLWPWSKAVAVLAMSWFHMWLARQRKLLAQGEGVSGRTYRMMNELPTLLLIVIVFSVVLKF; encoded by the coding sequence ATGCTTTCTGTACTCAGCTCTGTCTATCCTCTGGTTAAGGCCCTGCACATCATTGCCGTGGTGGCATGGATGGCAGGGTTGTTTTATCTGCCGAGACTCTATGTTTATCACGCAGAGCGAGGCGGGGAATCATCTGAGCCGACAGCAAGTTTCATGATCATGGAAGACAAGCTGCTTCGCCTGATCATGAACCCGGCGATGATCGCAACCTGGGTATTTGGGTTGATGCTGGTGATGACGCCCGGGATTGTTGACTGGTCTATGCTATGGCCCTGGTCAAAGGCGGTTGCTGTTCTTGCAATGAGCTGGTTTCACATGTGGCTTGCACGACAGCGAAAATTGCTTGCACAAGGTGAAGGCGTCAGTGGCCGCACATATCGGATGATGAATGAGCTGCCGACGTTGCTGCTGATCGTCATCGTTTTTTCAGTCGTCTTGAAGTTTTAA